A window from Pseudobutyrivibrio ruminis HUN009 encodes these proteins:
- a CDS encoding fibronectin type III domain-containing protein encodes MNNSMNILKRMMAFLLAMLLLTTMMGDDFSSLADSDLDMVTETIQDDGAAADVETTEGETADTATPEPEVTEEVTEPVVEEPDVVEPEVTDPEVTDEVTNSEEINIDDSQNIEEPEEDAEEEECEHDWKAVSNNDGTHTWVCTKCEEKGETEDCEFGEDGICIHCGYEQPAEEEECDHEWEYTSNEDGTHTKHCTKCDEEEIEDCEFDEDWVCVHCEYEDMSLVQQEYSKTIHGVKVTVSGMMPRNSKITVYTKSLTRMSEIVNENVDEEGTFEAYEAFDINIYDRHGDKYQPKDDGNSVSVTFEGVSELADTPDEEIVAYRIEDDQETVTEIPTDVSGEDVSFDAEHFSIYVVGTHNSNLYASYQSYQNFATILTAPTTKAYTRVKKVRFDMYVDSIEEFNFTATVYKDLTSTTNPTSGTPVATKTDKETPTSTGWMTVELTLPTSTSGYIQAGEKFSIVVSSTNDLVNIGYGTQKDSTYSAPTYVKGTSSWSRKGAEDEIFYIIEGDTIELTDVTEDTYTIDSITASTGKADNQKIYHYAVGDTDTLSAIIKDVDGNTVSRTVSWTSDNENVVKVDSSGKLTAAGTGTTTVRASYTNSTTTNTKDITVNVISVSLASTTSTYTGKAIEPEVTVSGGSTDATVKTNYENNEDASTSTSKAKAITTYTINGQTYTFTNEFTITPATLTDAAFASADLVVTDGEVTSITGTTAIVDSGVAPVFNKDFTATTSAPASTEKGITYEVAITGQGNYTGSFTWKKTLTGVDVSTVLTAKLTSKGINLKDTYYTGIPKALTTDSGVWQEVAFYDSDGVQNKTIINEGTATYVITDKGGTDSSPITAGTKTITFTMKSTSGYTGSISVDFTIQKANMTSTTIKWKHGGVENNYSFDHTGSAIEPVAGKDFDVYIGDVLLTAPKPDDSNSDAEYKVSYVGDHTAVTDTPYVRVTGTGINFDATTYQQSSYVIIPCYANDLVVRISDGTNYDGTVSNGYKTGYSTYYNPAETSKYFATTDANYNESENSPNIKVLLPGATLTKDIDYKVEVFNDSACTQILTNDVTSGTTKYIKVTGLGTYATQTPVVATYTVDKLPLSNVTVTTKSNITKTFTGKEIELTPATASTTATADITVKYGSTILTYGTDYTIEYSDNVNAGTATYKIVGLNNYTGELTSSTKYKFTINKASMASGNSDGVTVGLVTEQTFKYDGKVKKPAVKVVITTNGTTTFEESIDPTTNTTLSTDNFTVSYENDPSPGKHLITLSATSTGNLKDSVTIPITIGSNTSSFDIWVTGDNGQNQAQRLSTLDTTKEETAEDGSTYTVYTRYYYLDNNFKTYYTGKKVACGFSVYDSEGTLLEKGSDYSSFYSGTAIKAYVQSGDYTTSTTTSSPYLSITGLGSYEHNNAIVYFDIQPRNIDEATVTGIADNYPWVKDVAKTPDAPVLTFNGKNLTEDDYTVKYYDNYDPENSAENKDISADAGTKYAVFTAKSGGNYTGTKVVTYTVGTSLEKLKVSISSATNDNTTADGTLVNNLIWVNQEDVSAKTYNIDWMCKVESDGKSYGAAPVITLFDSTGTVIDESKYKVEESSSKYGTDNTKKEFYNSREGDDTEYNVITYTVTPRDKEGYFGEPVVIKYRINPQPFAGGRVMQNAEKLNDQQQYTGADITVNPAYVFTYKYQLKDTPLSKIVDGYSCELVAGTDFKPASLEIGKNVGDNKSVTVQGTGNFIGDRNIPISIVQGDVRVWAVYNGKEEEITSKLVEDTTTTETDDYIVDLGGIYSYKEGENQCPEIYVTPTALEGKENALGTADCVIAYPADQTSADGNDKLITVDVNKNGNTSSNFKTKKITVKYKIKTNEITGFYGTMSDVTYTQTTLNLNAINTLIDTNKVDVHLYETKGGKELTRGTDYEIIDVETTSLPSYQTSYLTVKGLNTYSGTEKIYFNIVLDLTSTTGSNSLASVSFASSRNLLVNEDTIVPTIKYKTLNSTEYDGTIPTTISIGGKDEPTYSIARTNPGEPGEDPAVSVTGQYLCVNTAAHVLAADGSEIYFLADLATYSGISLKTTTIEYTGSVLDPTTLFNGLLGNAGSADTNGDYTISYNYKKTSSATETSNPSDAKEVGVYNVVVTATDNSKYYAKDSNTGTRFTFYIKYNLTNATIKIYDEANNEITETSYTGSAFSIVDHVKVFVKDTSEASKTKVIYHKASSLDSNAYISVTPATVTNIDTYTIKAQKVTGYDDVVYGEKSVTFDVSGVSLKTKGTFTITTPDDGFIYTGSGIEPKVTGTVDVGGTPKTLTEGKDFSVTYYNNTNATNGGDKAYIGITGLGSYKCPTFYPDSLKFEIEKLDLSDTDHVVVEVEDATYSGYFLDPTTGGDKVKLTPDYAVYYVDKANGIKNKLQVQTGTTSTGDYYAPGVVDGSFYSNNTVAANSTDTDAPKLTVTAGASGNTKNSASGTFNIKKLDLNSGSVSFAQKTAEYTGGEIDVANIVKMTTSYTDASGNVVTVPLTQKGAYQAVDDAKCDYSVTIKKGNTNITNGKVTEAGTYTIEISGLNSCESKITDTFTVTERSLSSNYHYYYSAGNGFQGTWTYKSDLDTNTTTAEPGYITTGGLKDSAGNITDTLTIMVYDVVTKDANGGVNVPKIAITDVYKGAGTNGADVTYELVENKDFTLSVENAKDTGSAEWSATVTDDKHAPVASTSPKVIITGTGTYTGTLELPFNIGKNLNNLGITVTYRYGSNTYEYNTSENNSEKFKDQWTYDYDSKAHKPVVVSVGSISAKNYTVTYTDESGNTDACINAGYKKVVITGEGDYCGTITQTYKVNKRKISDSTTSLFETQNPMQSSDGMLQFTISGTNLSRMTADDVQTYLVDTGKIKTTDTDNQTKFVGYYYTTYDGATVKPTVKIEDLGLNTVVDNTKDVKITYEPDCGTASTFIYEGSTLKYTTSTINIEFRTDNDAENIGNYYAPTNPITFTIKFIILEDALNDFDVKFVNGTDDNMYDYADGDEIKPEVTVFNTKRELELGTDYTLKYDDNVMPGKATVTVTGIGNYSGDKSLNFYITGDLSKTSVYYYDENKNFVKAGDDIGPVQTYHGEGITKGDPQMYLVLERDGGNPEDEKLTYDVEYSCVKSDSDTRTGEVTYRGITDASKDIYWSGDKKVTFNVDFDISNIGITNYKSEYQYTGYPIIPDFKLDYSESVASITSIEYKRDGKTITYTGDGETVTEAPDFVEPGTIEATINYEVNGEAGSKTIKYKITPRNVSVAESDTSYCTVVLASEQRYTGLSVIPSYTIFITSYNLQTDKKQIFKKLVEYNSETGVGDYEISYPNKVYSTSNEDCTFTLTGKGGRLTGTYTKNYTIKLQSVANLVVTSKTSESISVEWVRDIFSDGTTLTLEKINSSGDYEVIKIAGAAKSTTYTFTGLTGSTTYRVSATAYANAPDGTTLHSKAETVETTTDISTSSFDANSYETGNATLTWSTTGNVTIYYIYRAEDETSEGKLVAILPASTGAYTNTKLTSGQTYYYHIDGYGRVNGVRQKITESEHKPVTIK; translated from the coding sequence ATGAACAACAGCATGAATATCTTGAAAAGGATGATGGCATTCTTGCTAGCCATGTTGCTACTTACAACCATGATGGGAGATGATTTCTCATCACTGGCTGATAGCGATTTGGACATGGTAACAGAAACCATCCAAGACGACGGGGCGGCAGCCGACGTAGAAACTACGGAAGGAGAAACTGCGGATACCGCTACGCCTGAGCCAGAGGTAACGGAAGAAGTGACAGAACCGGTTGTAGAAGAACCGGACGTTGTGGAGCCAGAAGTAACTGACCCAGAAGTCACGGATGAAGTAACGAATTCAGAAGAAATAAATATAGACGATTCCCAAAATATAGAAGAACCGGAAGAGGACGCAGAAGAGGAAGAGTGCGAGCACGATTGGAAAGCTGTGTCTAACAATGACGGAACACACACTTGGGTTTGTACAAAGTGCGAAGAGAAGGGTGAGACAGAAGACTGCGAATTCGGAGAAGACGGAATCTGCATCCACTGCGGATATGAGCAGCCAGCAGAAGAGGAAGAGTGCGACCACGAGTGGGAGTACACTTCAAATGAAGATGGAACACATACAAAGCATTGCACAAAGTGTGATGAAGAAGAAATAGAAGATTGCGAATTTGATGAAGATTGGGTATGTGTTCACTGTGAGTACGAGGATATGAGCCTTGTTCAGCAGGAATATTCAAAGACAATCCACGGAGTAAAGGTAACTGTTTCTGGTATGATGCCTAGAAACTCAAAGATTACAGTCTATACTAAATCCCTTACAAGAATGAGTGAGATTGTCAATGAGAACGTTGACGAGGAAGGTACATTCGAAGCCTACGAGGCATTTGATATCAATATTTACGACCGTCATGGAGACAAGTATCAACCAAAGGATGATGGCAACAGTGTTTCAGTTACATTCGAAGGTGTCTCAGAGCTTGCCGACACTCCAGACGAGGAAATCGTAGCATATCGAATTGAAGATGATCAGGAAACAGTAACAGAAATCCCAACTGACGTATCAGGTGAGGATGTTAGTTTTGATGCAGAACATTTCTCAATATATGTAGTAGGTACTCATAATTCAAACTTGTATGCAAGCTATCAGTCATATCAAAACTTTGCAACTATTCTTACTGCACCTACAACTAAAGCTTACACACGTGTAAAAAAAGTTAGATTTGATATGTACGTGGACAGTATTGAAGAATTTAATTTCACAGCCACAGTATATAAGGATTTAACTAGCACAACTAATCCAACATCAGGTACACCTGTAGCGACAAAGACTGATAAAGAAACACCAACATCTACTGGATGGATGACAGTGGAGTTGACGCTTCCAACTTCTACTTCAGGCTATATTCAGGCCGGGGAAAAGTTTTCTATAGTAGTATCTTCAACAAATGACCTTGTAAACATTGGATATGGAACTCAGAAGGATTCGACCTATAGTGCTCCTACATATGTAAAGGGTACAAGCAGCTGGTCAAGAAAAGGTGCAGAAGACGAGATATTCTACATAATAGAAGGCGATACAATCGAGCTTACTGATGTAACGGAAGACACTTATACAATTGATTCAATAACAGCTTCTACAGGAAAAGCGGATAACCAGAAAATATATCACTATGCTGTAGGAGATACTGATACACTATCAGCAATTATAAAAGATGTTGATGGAAATACAGTTAGCAGAACAGTTTCATGGACATCAGATAATGAAAATGTTGTTAAGGTAGATAGTAGCGGAAAGTTGACGGCTGCAGGAACAGGTACGACAACAGTACGTGCGTCTTATACTAATTCAACAACGACAAATACAAAAGATATTACAGTAAACGTTATTAGCGTTTCACTAGCTTCAACAACCAGTACCTATACAGGTAAGGCGATAGAGCCAGAAGTTACAGTAAGCGGAGGAAGTACTGACGCAACAGTAAAAACAAACTATGAAAACAATGAAGATGCAAGTACTTCTACATCAAAAGCAAAGGCCATCACAACCTATACAATTAACGGCCAAACCTATACATTTACAAATGAATTTACAATAACACCAGCAACATTGACTGATGCAGCCTTTGCTTCAGCTGATTTAGTGGTAACAGATGGAGAGGTTACAAGTATTACAGGAACAACTGCGATTGTAGACTCGGGAGTTGCACCTGTATTTAATAAGGATTTTACTGCTACAACATCAGCACCAGCATCTACAGAAAAAGGTATTACTTATGAAGTAGCTATAACAGGCCAAGGCAACTATACTGGCTCATTCACATGGAAAAAGACATTAACAGGAGTTGATGTTAGTACGGTACTTACAGCCAAATTGACATCAAAAGGTATCAATTTGAAGGATACCTATTACACAGGAATACCTAAAGCTCTTACAACAGATTCAGGAGTATGGCAAGAAGTAGCGTTCTATGATAGTGATGGCGTTCAGAATAAGACAATTATTAATGAAGGCACAGCAACATATGTGATTACAGATAAAGGTGGTACAGATTCTAGCCCTATTACAGCCGGAACTAAGACCATCACATTCACTATGAAATCAACTTCAGGATATACAGGTAGTATATCGGTGGATTTCACTATCCAAAAGGCAAACATGACTAGTACCACAATCAAGTGGAAGCATGGTGGAGTAGAAAACAATTATTCATTTGACCATACGGGTTCAGCAATAGAGCCAGTTGCTGGAAAAGATTTCGATGTTTACATCGGAGATGTTCTTCTTACAGCACCAAAACCAGATGATAGTAATTCTGATGCAGAATACAAGGTTTCTTATGTGGGAGATCATACTGCAGTAACAGACACACCATATGTACGTGTGACAGGAACAGGAATCAATTTTGACGCCACAACATATCAGCAATCCTCTTATGTAATTATCCCATGCTACGCTAATGACTTGGTTGTTCGTATTAGCGATGGCACAAACTATGATGGAACTGTATCCAACGGATATAAAACTGGCTATAGCACATATTACAATCCTGCAGAAACTAGCAAATACTTTGCAACAACAGATGCAAATTATAATGAAAGTGAGAACTCACCAAATATAAAAGTGCTACTTCCAGGAGCAACATTGACGAAAGATATAGATTATAAGGTAGAGGTATTCAACGATTCTGCATGTACACAAATACTTACTAATGATGTTACAAGTGGAACTACAAAGTATATCAAGGTTACAGGATTGGGAACTTATGCAACTCAAACTCCTGTAGTAGCCACATATACTGTAGACAAACTACCTTTATCAAACGTTACCGTAACAACAAAAAGTAACATTACCAAGACATTTACTGGAAAAGAAATAGAATTAACACCGGCAACTGCAAGTACAACGGCAACTGCAGATATTACGGTGAAGTATGGTTCAACTATCCTGACATATGGCACTGATTACACAATCGAATACAGTGACAATGTAAATGCAGGAACAGCTACTTATAAGATTGTCGGTTTAAACAATTACACTGGCGAGCTGACCAGCTCAACAAAATATAAATTCACAATCAATAAAGCAAGTATGGCCTCTGGAAACTCAGATGGAGTTACAGTAGGTTTAGTAACTGAGCAAACATTTAAGTATGATGGAAAAGTAAAGAAACCAGCGGTAAAGGTTGTTATAACAACAAATGGAACAACAACATTTGAAGAGTCAATTGACCCAACTACAAACACAACACTTTCAACAGATAACTTTACTGTTTCATATGAAAATGACCCTTCACCAGGAAAACATCTTATTACTTTATCAGCTACATCTACTGGTAATTTGAAAGATAGCGTTACTATACCAATCACTATTGGAAGCAACACCTCTAGCTTTGATATTTGGGTGACAGGAGATAACGGACAGAATCAGGCTCAGAGATTATCTACATTAGATACAACAAAAGAAGAGACTGCCGAAGACGGATCAACATATACGGTATATACAAGATATTATTACCTTGATAATAACTTTAAAACATACTATACAGGTAAGAAGGTAGCATGTGGATTCTCTGTATATGACAGTGAAGGAACACTTTTGGAAAAGGGCTCTGATTATAGTTCATTCTACAGTGGCACAGCTATTAAGGCTTATGTTCAAAGTGGTGATTACACAACATCAACAACAACAAGCTCACCATACCTTTCAATTACAGGATTGGGAAGCTATGAGCACAATAATGCGATAGTTTACTTCGACATCCAGCCACGTAACATTGATGAGGCAACAGTTACTGGAATAGCTGACAACTATCCATGGGTGAAGGATGTTGCTAAGACTCCTGATGCCCCAGTGCTTACATTCAATGGAAAAAATTTGACTGAGGACGATTACACAGTTAAGTACTACGATAATTACGACCCAGAGAATTCCGCAGAGAATAAGGACATCTCAGCAGATGCTGGAACAAAGTACGCAGTATTCACAGCAAAATCCGGTGGAAATTACACTGGTACAAAGGTTGTAACATATACAGTTGGAACAAGCCTTGAAAAGCTCAAGGTTTCAATTTCCAGCGCAACTAACGACAATACAACAGCTGATGGAACTCTTGTAAACAATCTTATTTGGGTAAATCAGGAGGATGTTTCTGCAAAGACCTACAATATAGATTGGATGTGCAAAGTAGAGTCAGATGGAAAGTCTTACGGCGCTGCACCTGTCATTACATTGTTTGACAGTACTGGAACTGTAATAGACGAAAGCAAATATAAAGTTGAGGAAAGCAGTTCTAAATATGGCACAGATAATACTAAAAAAGAATTCTATAACTCGAGAGAAGGCGATGATACTGAGTATAATGTAATAACATATACAGTAACACCTAGGGATAAAGAAGGTTACTTTGGTGAGCCTGTAGTTATTAAGTACAGAATCAACCCACAGCCATTTGCAGGCGGAAGAGTTATGCAGAATGCTGAGAAGCTTAATGACCAGCAGCAATATACAGGTGCGGATATTACAGTAAATCCAGCTTATGTATTTACATACAAATACCAGTTAAAGGACACTCCATTATCAAAAATTGTGGATGGATATTCATGTGAATTAGTAGCAGGAACAGATTTCAAACCTGCATCACTTGAAATTGGAAAGAATGTTGGAGACAACAAATCTGTAACAGTGCAAGGTACTGGCAACTTTATTGGTGACCGCAACATACCAATTAGCATTGTACAGGGTGATGTAAGAGTCTGGGCTGTTTACAATGGTAAAGAAGAAGAAATTACTTCTAAATTGGTAGAAGATACAACCACAACAGAAACAGACGACTATATCGTTGATTTAGGTGGTATATATAGTTACAAAGAGGGCGAAAATCAGTGCCCAGAAATATATGTAACACCAACAGCACTTGAAGGCAAAGAAAATGCATTAGGTACAGCTGACTGCGTCATTGCATATCCTGCAGACCAGACAAGTGCTGATGGTAACGATAAATTAATTACTGTTGACGTAAATAAGAATGGAAATACATCATCTAACTTCAAGACAAAGAAGATTACTGTTAAATATAAGATTAAGACAAATGAAATCACGGGCTTTTATGGAACAATGAGTGATGTTACATACACTCAGACAACTCTTAATTTGAATGCAATCAATACATTAATTGACACAAATAAAGTCGATGTACATTTGTATGAAACAAAGGGTGGTAAAGAGCTTACTAGAGGAACTGATTATGAAATAATTGACGTCGAAACAACGTCGCTTCCTTCATATCAGACTAGTTATTTGACAGTAAAAGGTCTTAATACTTACAGTGGAACAGAGAAGATTTACTTCAATATTGTATTGGATTTGACATCGACAACAGGTTCAAATTCTTTGGCAAGTGTATCCTTTGCATCTAGCAGAAATTTGCTTGTCAACGAGGATACAATAGTTCCAACAATCAAGTATAAGACATTGAATTCAACAGAGTATGATGGAACTATTCCTACAACTATTTCTATTGGTGGAAAAGATGAACCTACATATTCTATAGCAAGAACAAATCCGGGAGAGCCAGGTGAAGATCCAGCAGTATCAGTAACTGGACAGTACCTCTGCGTAAATACTGCAGCCCATGTACTAGCAGCTGATGGTTCCGAGATTTACTTCTTGGCAGATTTAGCAACATACTCAGGTATTTCATTAAAGACAACGACTATTGAGTACACAGGCTCAGTGCTGGACCCAACTACATTATTCAATGGATTATTAGGTAATGCAGGTTCGGCAGATACAAATGGCGATTATACAATAAGCTACAACTATAAAAAGACATCGTCAGCAACAGAAACATCAAATCCAAGCGATGCCAAAGAAGTTGGTGTATATAATGTAGTAGTAACAGCAACAGATAATAGTAAGTATTATGCAAAAGACTCTAATACAGGAACACGCTTTACTTTCTACATTAAATACAATCTAACAAATGCAACTATCAAGATATATGATGAAGCTAACAATGAGATTACAGAAACTTCATACACAGGAAGTGCATTCTCAATAGTTGATCATGTAAAAGTATTTGTAAAAGATACAAGTGAGGCTTCAAAGACAAAGGTTATTTATCACAAGGCATCAAGCTTAGATAGTAATGCGTATATTTCTGTTACACCAGCGACAGTAACAAACATAGACACTTATACTATTAAGGCTCAAAAGGTTACTGGATATGATGATGTTGTATATGGTGAAAAATCAGTAACATTTGATGTTTCAGGAGTTAGCTTAAAGACAAAGGGTACATTTACAATTACTACCCCTGATGATGGATTTATATACACAGGATCAGGAATTGAGCCTAAGGTAACAGGAACAGTTGATGTAGGCGGAACACCAAAGACACTTACAGAAGGAAAAGACTTCTCTGTAACTTACTACAATAATACAAATGCAACTAATGGTGGTGATAAGGCATACATAGGTATTACTGGACTTGGTTCTTATAAGTGCCCAACATTCTACCCAGATAGTCTTAAGTTTGAAATAGAAAAACTTGACTTATCAGATACAGACCATGTAGTTGTAGAGGTAGAAGATGCAACCTATAGCGGTTATTTCCTTGATCCAACTACAGGCGGAGATAAGGTTAAACTTACACCAGACTATGCTGTTTACTATGTAGATAAAGCTAATGGAATCAAGAACAAGCTTCAGGTCCAGACAGGAACAACATCTACAGGTGATTATTATGCACCAGGTGTTGTAGATGGCTCGTTCTATTCAAATAATACAGTAGCAGCAAACAGCACAGATACAGATGCTCCTAAATTAACAGTAACTGCAGGTGCTTCTGGTAATACAAAGAATAGTGCATCAGGAACATTTAATATCAAAAAGCTTGATTTGAATAGTGGTTCAGTTTCCTTTGCACAGAAAACAGCAGAGTACACAGGTGGAGAAATAGATGTAGCCAATATTGTAAAAATGACAACAAGCTACACTGATGCATCTGGAAATGTAGTAACAGTTCCACTTACACAAAAAGGCGCATATCAAGCAGTGGATGATGCTAAGTGCGACTATAGCGTAACAATCAAGAAGGGCAATACAAATATTACAAATGGCAAGGTTACTGAAGCTGGAACGTATACTATTGAAATTAGTGGTTTAAATAGCTGTGAATCAAAGATTACTGACACATTTACAGTAACTGAGCGTTCACTTTCAAGCAATTATCACTACTACTATAGTGCTGGAAATGGATTCCAAGGAACTTGGACATATAAGAGTGATTTGGATACAAACACTACAACTGCAGAACCTGGATATATTACAACAGGTGGTCTTAAGGACTCAGCAGGTAACATAACTGATACTCTTACAATTATGGTATATGATGTGGTTACCAAAGATGCAAATGGTGGCGTAAATGTACCAAAGATTGCCATTACAGATGTTTACAAAGGTGCAGGAACAAATGGCGCAGATGTAACCTATGAATTGGTTGAGAATAAAGACTTTACTCTATCTGTAGAAAACGCAAAGGATACAGGTTCTGCCGAGTGGAGTGCAACGGTTACAGATGATAAACATGCACCAGTTGCATCAACATCACCAAAAGTAATTATCACCGGTACAGGTACATATACGGGTACTTTGGAATTACCATTTAATATTGGTAAGAATCTTAATAATTTAGGAATAACTGTAACATATAGGTATGGAAGCAACACTTATGAATACAATACTTCTGAGAATAATTCAGAGAAGTTTAAAGATCAGTGGACATACGATTATGATTCTAAAGCTCACAAGCCAGTAGTAGTAAGTGTTGGAAGTATATCAGCAAAGAATTACACAGTTACATATACAGATGAAAGTGGAAACACTGACGCATGTATAAATGCAGGTTACAAGAAAGTTGTAATAACGGGTGAAGGCGATTACTGTGGAACAATAACACAGACGTACAAGGTAAATAAGAGAAAGATTAGTGATTCGACTACCTCTCTATTTGAGACCCAAAACCCTATGCAGTCATCTGATGGAATGTTGCAGTTTACAATTTCAGGAACAAATCTGTCAAGAATGACAGCTGATGATGTTCAAACATATCTTGTGGACACAGGAAAGATTAAAACAACTGATACTGACAATCAGACTAAATTTGTAGGATACTATTACACTACTTACGATGGCGCTACAGTTAAACCAACCGTGAAGATAGAAGATTTAGGATTAAATACAGTTGTAGATAATACTAAAGATGTAAAGATTACATATGAACCTGATTGTGGTACTGCATCTACATTTATTTACGAAGGAAGTACATTAAAATACACCACTAGCACAATTAACATAGAGTTTAGGACAGATAATGATGCAGAGAATATAGGAAACTATTATGCTCCTACAAATCCTATTACATTTACAATAAAATTTATTATTCTTGAAGACGCGCTAAATGACTTTGATGTCAAGTTTGTAAATGGAACAGATGATAACATGTATGATTATGCTGATGGTGACGAGATTAAACCAGAGGTAACAGTATTTAATACTAAGAGAGAACTTGAATTAGGTACAGATTATACTCTTAAATATGATGATAATGTAATGCCTGGTAAGGCTACAGTCACTGTAACAGGTATAGGTAATTATTCAGGGGACAAGAGCTTGAATTTCTACATAACAGGAGATTTAAGCAAAACATCTGTATACTATTACGATGAGAATAAGAACTTCGTAAAAGCCGGAGATGATATTGGACCAGTTCAAACATATCATGGTGAAGGTATTACTAAGGGTGATCCGCAAATGTATCTCGTATTAGAGCGAGATGGTGGAAATCCTGAAGATGAAAAGCTTACCTATGATGTTGAGTATAGCTGTGTTAAGTCCGATTCAGACACTCGAACAGGTGAGGTTACATATAGAGGTATTACTGATGCTTCCAAGGATATCTATTGGTCAGGCGATAAGAAGGTAACATTTAACGTTGATTTTGATATTTCAAATATTGGTATTACAAACTATAAGTCTGAATATCAGTACACAGGATATCCTATCATTCCTGACTTTAAGCTTGATTACAGCGAGTCAGTTGCATCAATCACTAGTATCGAATACAAACGTGATGGCAAGACAATCACATATACTGGTGATGGTGAGACTGTTACAGAAGCACCAGACTTTGTAGAACCTGGAACAATTGAAGCTACAATCAACTATGAAGTAAATGGTGAAGCAGGATCGAAGACTATTAAGTACAAGATTACACCAAGAAATGTTTCAGTAGCTGAAAGTGATACAAGCTATTGTACAGTAGTATTGGCAAGTGAGCAGAGATATACAGGATTATCAGTTATCCCTTCTTACACAATATTTATTACATCGTACAATTTACAGACAGATAAGAAGCAGATTTTCAAAAAGCTTGTTGAATACAATTCAGAAACTGGTGTTGGTGATTACGAAATCAGCTATCCAAATAAGGTTTACAGTACTTCGAATGAAGATTGCACATTTACACTCACAGGTAAAGGTGGAAGACTTACTGGCACATACACAAAGAACTACACGATAAAGCTTCAAAGTGTTGCTAATCTTGTAGTAACAAGCAAGACTTCTGAATCAATATCAGTAGAATGGGTACGTGATATATTCTCTGATGGAACAACATTGACTCTTGAGAAGATTAATTCATCTGGAGATTATGAGGTAATCAAGATTGCTGGTGCAGCAAAGTCGACGACATATACTTTTACTGGATTAACAGGAAGTACAACTTACAGAGTTAGTGCGACTGCATATGCTAATGCTCCTGATGGAACAACATTACACAGTAAAGCCGAAACAGTAGAAACAACAACAGATATTTCTACATCAAGCTTCGATGCAAATAGTTATGAAACAGGTAATGCAACATTAACATGGAGCACAACAGGCAATGTAACAATTTACTACATTTACAGAGCAGAAGATGAAACAAGTGAAGGAAAGTTAGTAGCAATCCTTCCTGCATCTACTGGAGCTTACACAAATACTAAGCTTACTTCAGGTCAGACATATTACTATCATATAGATGGTTATGGTCGCGTAAATGGAGTGCGTCAAAAGATTACAGAGTCAGAGCATAAGCCAGTAACTATCAAATAA